GATCGACAGGCCGCCCAGCGAGTAACCAAACAAGCTTGCCAGCAACGCCGGGCGCACCAACGGATGGTATTGCCCACGGTTAAAGACATACACCGCCCATGCCAACGCCCAACCGCCGCAGGCAAAGCCGGTGCCGATCAACAGGTCAAAGGCAATCCAGACGCCCCACGGGAAACCGCCGTTCAGGTCGGAAACGGAGCCCAACCCGAAGACCAGACGCTTCACGATAAGGAGCATACACAGGACGATTAACGGTCCAAAAATAATGACCGGTTTACTGATGATTTTTCCGCCCAGCGGTTTTGGATCATGACTCATGATCGTCTCCTCCATCGTGATGGTCGTTTTTGCTATTACGACGAACCAGCACGGTTAAGCCCGCCAGCGCAGCCAGGGGTAGTATCATGCCTTTATAAAGCGTGTGTTGAACATGCTCGGAGCGCGCTCCGGTTGAAAGGTCATCCAGCTTCGGCAGATCCAGATCTTCATAAGGAACGCCTGTCAGCACCAGCACCTGAGTACCACCGCCCTCTTTTTCACCGTAGAGGTGTGGGTAGTATTTAGGCACCGTATGCAGATAGGTGTCGTCCGTTTTCAACGTCTGGCGCGGATAGTGATATTCACTGCCTGGTTTGAGGGCCAGACGTTTTTTCGCTTCCGCCATCAGCTCTTCACGAGTACCGAAAATGACGGCCCCTGCCGGACAAACTTCCACACACCCAGGCAAACCGCCTTTATCCAGACGCTCAACGCCTTTCTGGTTACACAACTCACACTTGTGAAGCGCGCCAAACGGGTTGTTGTAGTCGTACTTAGGTACGTTGTACGGGCAGGCAACCATACAGTAACGGCAGCCGGTGCAGACATCTTTGTCATAGTGGACGATGCCGGTTTTCGGATCTTTTTTCAGCGCCGACACCGGGCAAACGGAAACGCAGTTAGGATCGACGCAGTGCATACACTGTTTCTTGATGTAGGCATAGCCGTTCTCTTCCTGATCTTTGTTCACGCCCGTACCGCTACGCCATACCTGAATAATGTTATTGGTATACGGCGACAGCTTGTCGTTGTTCGACCAGGTCTGCTCCCCTTCCGGGTTACGCGCCGGGAAGTTGATATCCTGACACTTTGTGACGCAGGCCTGACAGCCCACGCACAGAGTGGAGTCATACAGCATACCCAGCGAACCTGGAATCGGCGGACGGTTTTCTGCAGCCGCATGGCTGACAGACGGCGCGGCGCCCAACAGCAATGCTCCACCGGAGGCTGCTTTAATAAAGTCACGTCTG
This DNA window, taken from Salmonella enterica subsp. enterica serovar Typhimurium str. LT2, encodes the following:
- the hybA gene encoding hypothetical protein (intitally thought to be hydrogenase-2 small subunit which now identified as hybO; similar to E. coli hydrogenase-2 small subunit (AAC76032.1); Blastp hit to AAC76032.1 (328 aa), 95% identity in aa 1 - 328); its protein translation is MNRRDFIKAASGGALLLGAAPSVSHAAAENRPPIPGSLGMLYDSTLCVGCQACVTKCQDINFPARNPEGEQTWSNNDKLSPYTNNIIQVWRSGTGVNKDQEENGYAYIKKQCMHCVDPNCVSVCPVSALKKDPKTGIVHYDKDVCTGCRYCMVACPYNVPKYDYNNPFGALHKCELCNQKGVERLDKGGLPGCVEVCPAGAVIFGTREELMAEAKKRLALKPGSEYHYPRQTLKTDDTYLHTVPKYYPHLYGEKEGGGTQVLVLTGVPYEDLDLPKLDDLSTGARSEHVQHTLYKGMILPLAALAGLTVLVRRNSKNDHHDGGDDHES